The sequence GCTGAATCGCATTTTCCGTTATGGTATGGAAAAATAGCATCCTTTGCTTTTGAACGCCTGCATAAACACAAAAATTTCAAGAGACTGGTTGTCATTTCTGAGGCTCTGAAAAAGGAGTATTTGCTTCATTATTCCGATCTTACCACTAGTCAAGTTGTTGTCGCACACGACGGTGCAGACCCCGTTGAGAGCAACCAATTATGCAAACAGGAAATAGGAACTTCTGGAACTTTAAAAGTTGGATATATGGGCCATCTTTATGAAGGTAAAGGTCTGGAAGTTATTGCAGCCATAGCATCTAAAATACCAGATATTGAATTTCATATTATCGGGGGACTCGATGATGATATCCAGAAGTGGAAAAAACGAATTGATGCTGACAACGTAACGTTTCACGGGTTTGTACAGCAAGGAACTCTTCCAGGGTATCTGAAGGCACTCGATATCTGTCTCTTGCCCAATCAGTATAAGGTGTTGGCCCATGGGGCTGACCGTTCCAGCAATATTAAAAATATTTCTCTATACACCTCTCCCCTGAAAATGTTTGAATATATGGCACATGGAAAAGCAATTGTTGCATCTGATTTGCCTGTACTTAGAGAAGTATTGAATGAAGATATCGCAATATTAGTAAAACCCGATGATTATCCAGGATGGATTGCGGCCATTAATCTTTTACGTGACGAAGTGCTCAGGAACAATCTGGGGAGGCGAGCAAAGAGCCTATTTTTGAAAGAGTACACCTGGGGAAGAAGGGCTGTCTCTGTACTGGATGGTTTGGAAAGATAGATTCCAGCTTAAGAAATTATACTAAAACATGTACTCCCAGCCATTATGCCAGTAAATTGTATTAAATGGATTCATTCAAGTTTCTGGTGGGTGAACGTGAGGCTTCGGGAATGAATGGTAAAATATCAATTCTTTTTGTTCTTGGAGGCCTTGGTACCGGTGGTAAAGAAAGGCAATTGATAGAATTGATTCATGGCCTTCCCCGTGATCGGTTTGTTTGTCACCTCTTTGTGAAGAAGCACGATGCTTCTTATCTTGAAAAGGTTAAGGAAGCTCTGGGTTCATTCTACTCTCTTGACCAAGAAAAGTTCCATGTTTTAGACTTTCTGACTCTAGGGAGGCATATTGATAAAATCCAACCAGATATCGTCTGCAGTTGGACCAATATCACAAGTCATTTCTGTCTATTGGCTCGTATCTTTACAAAACATCCCTATCGGATAGTTAACTGCTGTATACGGAATGCACCTATCCAATTGTCCGTAGTCCTTAAGTTAGAACGTTTGCTGTATTCATTGTATAGTTGTGTTGTTGCCAACTCACAGGCAGGGTTGATAGCCTATGGTCAAGAAGGGAAGAAGGGGCGGTATGTGTTGTATAACGGTTTTGACCTAAGCCGGGTGCCTGCATACTCTCAAAAGAGAGCCAGGGAAATACTAGGTTTTGAGGCGAATACATTTATTGTCGTCATGGTTGCTAGTCTCACCCTGTTGAAGGATCACAAGACACTTTTGAGAACAGCTCGCGAATTCCGGAACAAACCAGCCGATATTCAATTTCTCATTGTTGGTGACGGAAGAGAACGAAATGGTCTTGAAAAATGGACCCATGATAATGGAATTGAATCCATGGTTTCTTTTTTAGGGAAGAGGGATGACGTCGAATTACTTTTCAGAGCTGCGGACATATCCGTTCTTACCTCCACCGCATGGTTTGGTGAAGGGATATCCAACTCTATAATTGAATCCATGGCCTGTGGTACCCCGGTAATTGCAACTGATTCTCCAGGTACCAGAGAGGTGATCGTAAACAATGAAAATGGATATATAGTAAACTGTGGTGATTATAAGAGTGTCGCTGATAAGATTATCGAGTTACAAGGTCAGCCTCAGCTTGTACACGATATAGCTAAAAAGGCTCAGGAACACATTGCTGAAAAATTCAGTATCAGGCAATTGATCGAAACTTTTGAGCATATTGTTGAGAGATGTTCCCGGTAATGGTGTTGTAGAGCAGGATAGTGTGGATACATTAAAATCAAAACTCAAGAGATATCTGTCTAAAAACTCTCCAGTATACCGGAAGATACAACGAAGTGGGCTCTTTGATTGTGCTTATTACTTAAAGGAAAATCAAGATGTTAAGCAGAGTGGCCAGGATGGTCTTGCTCATTTCATAGCCATAGGTGCTCTTGAAGGCCGTAATCCCCATCCACTTTTCGAGACCCGTTATTTTCTTGGACAAATTTCCTCTTACAATCCAGATGCCGGGAATATACTTCTTCAATATTTGGAGTCTCCGATGCTTTGGCCCGTAGACCCTCATCCACTGTTTAATGCCAGTTACTATAGTGCCATGGAGCCGGCTGTTGCTGCCGCCGATATTCCTCCATTGCTTTACTATATTCTGAATCATGGAAAGAGTCAGGCTGATCCTCACCCACTGTTTGATGGACAGTTTTACCAACTACAAGTTCCTGAGGTACTGGAAAACGGTGCGAATCCATTGATCCACTATCTCCAGGAAGGGCGATTTAACGGGAAGGAACCTTTTGCTCACAAAGCAAGTGGCAGTACTCATATTGACTTGTCCAAATATATGAAAAAAAGACGTGAGCAGATCTGTCCAGTGGCACAGGGGACCTGAGGGGAGAAATAT comes from Desulfocapsa sulfexigens DSM 10523 and encodes:
- a CDS encoding glycosyltransferase family 4 protein, producing the protein MKVLYFSKTSIPSRTANSLHVMKMCQAFSKNGHDVWFCALSEIIQKQLPTKEIFRFYGVKECFHILRIPVFRDKGKKNRFLWSHFFIIPYLLNVLRKVKPDIVYGRDIFSCYIAACFGYPVVAESHFPLWYGKIASFAFERLHKHKNFKRLVVISEALKKEYLLHYSDLTTSQVVVAHDGADPVESNQLCKQEIGTSGTLKVGYMGHLYEGKGLEVIAAIASKIPDIEFHIIGGLDDDIQKWKKRIDADNVTFHGFVQQGTLPGYLKALDICLLPNQYKVLAHGADRSSNIKNISLYTSPLKMFEYMAHGKAIVASDLPVLREVLNEDIAILVKPDDYPGWIAAINLLRDEVLRNNLGRRAKSLFLKEYTWGRRAVSVLDGLER
- a CDS encoding glycosyltransferase encodes the protein MDSFKFLVGEREASGMNGKISILFVLGGLGTGGKERQLIELIHGLPRDRFVCHLFVKKHDASYLEKVKEALGSFYSLDQEKFHVLDFLTLGRHIDKIQPDIVCSWTNITSHFCLLARIFTKHPYRIVNCCIRNAPIQLSVVLKLERLLYSLYSCVVANSQAGLIAYGQEGKKGRYVLYNGFDLSRVPAYSQKRAREILGFEANTFIVVMVASLTLLKDHKTLLRTAREFRNKPADIQFLIVGDGRERNGLEKWTHDNGIESMVSFLGKRDDVELLFRAADISVLTSTAWFGEGISNSIIESMACGTPVIATDSPGTREVIVNNENGYIVNCGDYKSVADKIIELQGQPQLVHDIAKKAQEHIAEKFSIRQLIETFEHIVERCSR